From a single Pseudopipra pipra isolate bDixPip1 chromosome 15, bDixPip1.hap1, whole genome shotgun sequence genomic region:
- the SPRY4 gene encoding protein sprouty homolog 4, with product MEPRIPHNITVVPNSVMVQPLLDSRIPYGRLQHPLTILPIDQMKTTHIENDYTDNPTASHLAAQKRPRGPHELVLTNQHLQRCEQDVTHPWISFSGRPSSISSSSSTSSDQRLLDHMAPVPVAEQSSPRAVRIQPKVINCKPLDLKGPVSQELDKHFLLCEACGKCKCKECALPRTLPSCWVCNQECLCSAQNLVNYSTCMCLVKGVFYHCTNEDDEGTCADHPCSCSHSNCCARWSFMSALSLVLPCLLCYLPATGCVKLSQRCYDQVSRPGCRCKNTNSVICKALPESKGPEKPF from the coding sequence ATGGAGCCCCGGATCCCCCACAACATCACCGTCGTCCCCAACTCTGTGATGGTCCAGCCCCTGCTGGACAGTCGGATCCCCTATGGGCGGCTGCAGCACCCGCTCACCATCCTGCCGATCGACCAGATGAAGACAACCCACATCGAGAACGACTACACCGACAACCCCACCGCCTCCCACCTGGCAGCCCAAAAGCGTCCTCGAGGCCCCCATGAACTGGTCTTGACCAACCAGCACCTGCAGCGCTGTGAGCAGGATGTCACCCATCCCTGGATTTCATTCAGCGGGCGCCCCAGCtccatcagcagcagcagcagcacatcctcAGACCAAAGGCTCCTGGACCACATGGCCCCAGTGCCTGTGGCAGAGCAGTCCTCCCCCCGAGCAGTTCGCATTCAGCCCAAGGTGATTAACTGCAAACCCCTGGACCTGAAGGGACCCGTGTCTCAGGAACTGGACAAGCACTTTCTGCTGTGCGAAGCCTGTGGGAAATGCAAGTGCAAGGAGTGTGCGCTGCCCCGGACTCTGCCGTCGTGCTGGGTGTGCAACCAAGAGtgtctctgctcagcacagaaCCTGGTCAACTACTCCACCTGCATGTGTCTCGTCAAGGGCGTCTTCTACCACTGCACCAACGAGGACGACGAGGGCACCTGCGCCGACcacccctgctcctgctcccactcAAACTGCTGTGCCCGCTGGTCCTTCATGAGCGCCCTGTCCCTGGTGCTCCCCTGCTTGCTCTGCTACCTGCCAGCCACCGGCTGCGTCAAGCTGTCCCAGAGATGCTACGACCAAGTGAGCCGGCCCGGATGCAGATGCAAAAACACAAACAGTGTCATTTGCAAGGCATTGCCAGAGAGCAAAGGGCCAGAAAAGCCCTTTTGA